The following coding sequences lie in one Capsicum annuum cultivar UCD-10X-F1 chromosome 5, UCD10Xv1.1, whole genome shotgun sequence genomic window:
- the LOC107871385 gene encoding uncharacterized protein LOC107871385 isoform X2: protein MVWSLLLLPTSPRRSTAMHFLPLQKILNAQFALLSIERKIHYVFCHRAATISTPHASTYGFSSNLHAQFVGFPYARLLRKSALCSPCLVQLSDLNTRWTLWMSIQTNARHLGRGFLQGDTTTRERTPLQRAHQMHKRLRCNSINVLNRQRQKGIFTML, encoded by the exons ATGGTCTGGAGCCTCTTGCTGTTGCCAACTTCCCCACGAAGAAGTACAGCGATGCATTTTTTACCTTTGCAGAAGATACTCA ATGCACAATTTGCCTTGCTGAGTATCGAAAGGAAGATACATTACGTATTTTGCCATCGTGCGGCCACTATTTCCACGCCACATGCATCGACATATGGTTTCAGCAGCAATCTACATGCCCAGTTTGTCGGATTTCCCTACGCGAGGCTGCTGAGAAAAAGTGCTTTATGCAGCCCTTGTTTAGTTCAGCTGTCCGATCTCAATACGCGATGGACTCTCTGGATGTCGATACAAACCAATGCTCGTCATCTGGGCCGAGGTTTTCTTCAAGGTGACACGACAACCAGAGAGCGAACCCCACTACAGCGAGCGCATCAAATGCATAAACGTTTACGCTGCAACAGTATAAACGTCTTAAATCGGCAGCGACAGAAAGGTATATTTACAATGTTGTGA
- the LOC107871386 gene encoding cytochrome P450 77A2: MCLINYSPIPPPTISSFLLLFILKKFLIFVSNIHKKKNIEKKKIFFVPMDYSFSTSSLSPYYHLIFTILAFVISCLIFLFSKKNQSKKLKLPPGPPGWPVVGNLLQVARSGKPFFQYVREHRQKYGPIFTLKMGTRTLIIVSNADLVHEALVQKGQIFASRPRENPTRTIFSCDKFTVNAAVYGPVWRSLRKNMVQNGLSSIKLKEFRAVRKSAMDKMIEKIRAEADAHDGNVWVLKNARYAVFCILVAMCFGVEMDENSIETIDQMMKAVLMTLDPRLDDYLPILSPFFSKQRKRAKDVRKKQIETIVPIIEKRKKILQNPDIDTTAASFSYLDTLFDLKVEGRNSAPTNSELVTLCSEFLNGGTDTTGTAIEWAIGRIIENPSIQLRLYEEIKNVVGEKKVDEKDIENMPYLTAVIKELLRKHPPTYLSLTHAVIEPAKLGGYDIPTDANVEIFLPGISDDPKLWSDPEKFDPDRFFLGKEDADITGVSGVKMIPFGMGRRICPGLNMATVHVSLMLARMVQEFEWSVYPENTRVDFSEKSEFTVVMKNTLRAKIKSRM, encoded by the exons atgtGCCTTATTAATTATTCTCCTATCCCCCCACCTACAATTTCAagctttcttctcctttttatactcaaaaaatttctcatttttgtatcaaacatacacaaaaaaaaaaatattgagaaaaaaaaaatcttttttgttcCAATGGATTATTcattttcaacttcttcactttcaCCTTATTATCATCTCATTTTCACAATTTTAGCTTTTGTTATTTCATGCTTAATTTTCTTGTTctccaaaaaaaatcaatcaaaaaaactaaaattaccaCCCGGTCCACCGGGATGGCCGGTAGTAGGTAACCTACTACAGGTCGCACGTTCTGGAAAACCATTTTTCCAGTACGTGCGTGAACATCGTCAGAAGTACGGTCCGATTTTCACCCTAAAAATGGGTACAAGGACCCTGATCATCGTCAGCAATGCTGACTTGGTCCACGAAGCATTGGTTCAGAAAGGTCAGATTTTCGCGAGCAGGCCTCGCGAAAACCCTACTAGGACAATATTTAGTTGCGACAAATTTACGGTCAATGCGGCCGTATACGGGCCGGTTTGGAGGTCATTGCGGAAAAATATGGTCCAAAACGGGCTTAGTTCAATAAAGCTAAAAGAGTTTCGGGCTGTACGAAAAAGCGCTATGGATAAGATGATAGAGAAAATTCGGGCCGAGGCGGATGCACATGACGGCAACGTATGGGTGTTAAAAAACGCCCGTTATGCCGTCTTCTGCATCCTCGTGGCCATGTGTTTTGGGGTCGAGATGGATGAAAATTCGATAGAGACGATTGATCAAATGATGAAAGCCGTTTTAATGACACTTGACCCAAGATTGGATGATTATTTACCAATATTAAGCCCGTTTTTTTCTAAACAAAGAAAAAGGGCCAAGGATGTAAGaaaaaaacaaattgaaacaatTGTTCCAattattgaaaaaagaaaaaagattttacAAAATCCAGATATTGATACAACTGCAGCTTCATTTTCGTACCTTGATACACTTTTTGACCTCAAAGTTGAAG GTAGAAATTCAGCACCGACGAATTCAGAGCTTGTTACATTATGTTCGGAGTTTCTTAACGGAGGGACAGACACAACGGGGACGGCGATAGAGTGGGCCATAGGAAGAATTATCGAAAATCCAAGTATACAATTGCGATTATACGAAGAAATAAAAAACGTTGTTGGTGAAAAGAAGGTTGATGAAAAGGACATAGAGAATATGCCATATTTAACCGCGGTAATAAAAGAATTATTACGTAAGCATCCGCCTACGTACTTGTCATTGACTCATGCGGTAATCGAGCCAGCTAAATTAGGTGGATATGACATACCTACGGATGCAAATGTGGAGATTTTCTTACCCGGGATATCAGATGACCCGAAGTTATGGTCCGATCCGGAGAAGTTTGACCCGGATAGGTTTTTTCTGGGTAAGGAGGACGCGGATATAACAGGTGTATCGGGTGTGAAAATGATACCGTTTGGTATGGGCCGGAGGATTTGCCCCGGTTTGAATATGGCTACGGTTCATGTGAGTCTGATGTTGGCCCGAATGGTTCAAGAATTCGAATGGTCCGTTTACCCGGAAAATACTAGGGTTGATTTTAGTGAAAAATCGGAATTTACTGTGGtgatgaaaaatactttaagagCTAAAATTAAGTCGAGAATGTAA
- the LOC107871385 gene encoding E3 ubiquitin-protein ligase ATL59 isoform X1, whose amino-acid sequence MTSSAVNLVMTVIGFTVSTIFIVFVCTRLICARIQYLAWRRSSAYTSRSDLSILERGLHGLEPLAVANFPTKKYSDAFFTFAEDTQCTICLAEYRKEDTLRILPSCGHYFHATCIDIWFQQQSTCPVCRISLREAAEKKCFMQPLFSSAVRSQYAMDSLDVDTNQCSSSGPRFSSR is encoded by the exons ATGACATCATCAGCTGTAAATTTGGTGATGACAGTGATTGGGTTTACAGTGAGTACAATATTCATAGTATTTGTGTGTACAAGGTTAATTTGTGCAAGAATTCAGTACTTGGCTTGGAGGAGGTCTTCTGCATATACTTCTAGATCTGATCTTAGCATT TTGGAGCGTGGTTTACATGGTCTGGAGCCTCTTGCTGTTGCCAACTTCCCCACGAAGAAGTACAGCGATGCATTTTTTACCTTTGCAGAAGATACTCA ATGCACAATTTGCCTTGCTGAGTATCGAAAGGAAGATACATTACGTATTTTGCCATCGTGCGGCCACTATTTCCACGCCACATGCATCGACATATGGTTTCAGCAGCAATCTACATGCCCAGTTTGTCGGATTTCCCTACGCGAGGCTGCTGAGAAAAAGTGCTTTATGCAGCCCTTGTTTAGTTCAGCTGTCCGATCTCAATACGCGATGGACTCTCTGGATGTCGATACAAACCAATGCTCGTCATCTGGGCCGAGGTTTTCTTCAAGGTGA
- the LOC107871384 gene encoding 18S rRNA aminocarboxypropyltransferase, whose protein sequence is MGGNKQRRSKSHHHSHRGQSSRTRQPDDSFKVEESLPGEVVEEEEPTGPRIQLAMWDFGQCDAKRCTGRKLARFGLLKELRVGSGFGGICLSPTGTQCISREDSSLIDRRGMAVVDCSWARLDDVPFTKLRCPAPRLLPWLVAANPVNYGRPCELSCVEALAAGLIICGEEETGNLLLSKFKWGHAFLSLNKELLKAYSECQTSADIISAQNEWLSAQTSHIPQTLKAEDSGSHSEGENSSNDSDVGLPPLEKNMNRVSLVDSDEESE, encoded by the coding sequence ATGGGTGGTAACAAGCAAAGGCGATCTAAAAGCCATCACCACTCTCATCGAGGACAATCCAGCCGTACCCGTCAACCTGATGATTCTTTCAAGGTTGAAGAGTCTTTACCCGGAGAAGTCGTGGAAGAAGAGGAACCTACCGGCCCAAGAATTCAGCTTGCTATGTGGGATTTTGGTCAGTGCGATGCTAAAAGGTGCACTGGACGGAAACTTGCAAGATTTGGATTGCTGAAAGAGCTGCGCGTTGGTAGTGGATTCGGTGGCATATGTTTAAGTCCCACTGGAACGCAGTGTATCTCAAGAGAAGATAGTAGTCTAATTGATCGAAGGGGAATGGCTGTAGTCGATTGCTCATGGGCGCGCTTGGATGATGTACCTTTCACCAAACTACGTTGTCCTGCACCTCGTCTTTTACCATGGTTAGTAGCAGCAAATCCAGTAAACTATGGTCGTCCGTGTGAGCTCTCATGTGTCGAGGCCTTAGCAGCAGGTTTAATTATATGCGGCGAGGAGGAAACTGGAAATCTATTACTCAGCAAGTTCAAATGGGGTCACGCGTTCTTGTCCCTCAATAAGGAACTTCTGAAGGCATACTCAGAATGTCAAACGAGCGCTGATATCATTTCAGCTCAGAACGAGTGGCTTTCAGCGCAAACATCACATATTCCACAAACTCTAAAAGCAGAAGACTCGGGATCTCATAGCGAAGGTGAAAATTCTTCTAATGATTCCGACGTTGGACTTCCTCCTCTAGAAAAGAATATGAATCGTGTTTCCTTGGTCGATAGCGATGAGGAGAGTGAATAG